One window of Xylocopa sonorina isolate GNS202 chromosome 9, iyXylSono1_principal, whole genome shotgun sequence genomic DNA carries:
- the LOC143426784 gene encoding mitochondrial 10-formyltetrahydrofolate dehydrogenase, which yields MAQLKVAIIGQSPFAAEVYKLLKQNGHQITGVFTIPDNGNREDALAVTAKADNTPVFKIKSWRSKGATLPEILKLYKGIEVDLNVLPFCSQFIPMEVINHPRHRSICYHPSLLPKHRGASAISWTLIEGDETAGFSIFWADDGLDTGPILLQKSCKVEPNDTLDSLYNNFLYPEGIKAMAEAVDLVAKGIAPKIPQTEKGASYDPMLNKKDLQKIDWSKPAKKIHDFIRALDSTPGAWTTINNEEVRLFGSTLWSGTKIPEHETQVMVDNRVGIIHEGGLLINAIDDRFVNVERIKIGTRTIPAKKYGQQNEDTVIEFTEEERKTVENLKRIWSGILNIDINEDTDFFASGGRSMDVVRLIEEVKDDLGVTLQNIDVFMAPAFLQFASTVVLAARGVSAAKDIKYDAVEMQANKMTVKFPKQLFINGEFVNGHGKPIATINPHDESIICSVETASAEDVDKAVRAAKKAFEEGEWGKISARERGALLSKLADVMEEHKEELATIETLDSGAVYTLALKTHIGMSIETWRYFAGWCDKIQGSTIPISHARPNRNLTFTRKEPIGVCGLVTPWNYPLMMLSWKMAACLAAGNTVVMKPAETSPLTALKFAELTIKAGFPPGVVNIVPGDGPGTGNAVCEHPLIRKLGFTGSTVTGRSIMRSCAGSNLKKVSLELGGKSPLVVFDDADLQQAVRIGMSSVFFNKGENCIAAGRLFVEERIHDEFVDKIVEEVKKISIGDPLDRSTAHGPQNHQAHLNKLVNFVRRGIQEGARLVYGGKRLDRPGWYFEPTIFTNVEDHMYIAQEESFGPIMIISKFSSKNMDEMIARANNTEYGLASGVLTKDISKALRFAEKIEAGTVFINTYNKTDVAAPFGGFKMSGFGKDLGQEALNEYLKTKTVTIEY from the exons ATGGCGCAACTGAAGGTGGCCATAATTGGCCAGAGCCCCTTCGCAGCTGAGGTTTACAAGCTCCTGAAACAAAACGGTCATCAGATCACAGGGGTCTTCACCATTCCCGACAATGGAAATCGCGAGGACGCTTTGG CCGTAACAGCAAAAGCTGATAATACTCCAGTTTTCAAGATCAAGAGCTGGAGGAGCAAGGGTGCGACCTTGCCAGAAATCCTCAAGCTTTACAAGGGAATCGAAGTGGACCTAAACGTTCTTCCGTTCTGCAGCCAATTCATCCCTATGGAAGTCATCAATCATCCCCGTCATCGCAGCATATGTTATCATCCGTCTCTGCTACCCAAACACCGTGGAGCCAGCGCTATAAGTTG GACTCTTATAGAAGGAGACGAGACTGCTGGTTTCTCCATTTTCTGGGCTGACGATGGCCTTGACACTGGGCCGATCTTGCTCCAAAAATCCTGCAAAGTGGAACCCAATGACACTTTGGATTCTTTATACAATAACTTCCTATATCCTGAGGGTATCAAGGCCATGGCGGAAGCCGTGGATCTCGTCGCAAAAGGAATCGCACCTAAGATTCCTCAAACTGAAAAGGGGGCCAGTTACGACCCTATGTTAAACAAAAAGGATCTTCAAAAGATAGACTGGTCTAAACCAGCTAAAAAGATCCACGACTTTATCCGTGCCCTCGACAGTACCCCAGGAGCTTGGACGACCATTAATAACGAAGAAGTTCGCTTGTTCGGATCTACCCTGTGGAGTGGTACTAAAATACCTGAACACGAGACTCAAGTGATGGTTGACAATAGAGTAGGAATCATTCACGAGGGTGGACTACTGATTAACGCCATCGATGATCGCTTTGTCAACGTGGAAAGGATAAAAATTGGCACTAGAACTATCCCTGCCAAGAAGTAcggccagcagaacgaagacaCTGTGATCGAATTCACCGAAGAGGAGCGGAAGACAGTGGAAAACCTGAAACGAATCTGGTCAGGTATTCTGAACATAGATATCAACGAAGACACCGATTTCTTCGCTTCTG GAGGTAGAAGTATGGACGTTGTGAGGCTAATAGAGGAGGTGAAGGATGACCTGGGAGTGACCCTGCAGAACATTGACGTATTCATGGCTCCAGCCTTCCTCCAGTTCGCCAGCACAGTGGTGCTAGCAGCCAGAGGTGTTTCTGCCGCGAAGGATATCAAGTACGATGCCGTGGAGATGCAGGCGAACAAGATGACAGTGAAGTTCCCCAAGCAATTGTTCATCAATGGAGAATTCGTGAACGGTCATGGGAAACCAATAGCCACGATCAATCCTCACGACGAGAGTATCATCTGTTCCGTTGAGACTGCCTCTGCGGAAGATGTCGACAAGGCAGTCAGGGCTGCGAAGAAAGCATTCGAGGAAGGAGAGTGGGGCAAGATTAGCGCCAGAGAGCGTGGCGCTCTTCTTTCTAA GCTAGCAGACGTAATGGAGGAGCATAAAGAAGAACTGGCGACAATCGAAACTTTGGACTCGGGAGCAGTCTACACCTTAGCCTTGAAAACGCACATAGGGATGTCCATAGAGACCTGGAGATACTTCGCTGGTTGGTGCGACAAAATCCAAGGCAGCACTATACCAATATCCCACGCAAGGCCGAACCGTAACTTAACGTTCACCAGAAAGGAACCTATCGGCGTCTGTGGCCTGGTTACACCTTGGAATTATCCTCTGATGATGTTGTCCTGGAAGATGGCGGCTTGCCTGGCAGCGGGCAACACCGTCGTAATGAAACCAGCTGAGACTTCGCCCTTGACAGCGCTGAAATTCGCAGAGTTAACGATAAAAGCTGGCTTCCCACCTGGAGTGGTGAATATCGTACCGGGTGACGGACCTGGGACCGGAAACGCTGTCTGCGAGCATCCTCTGATCAGAAAACTGGGTTTCACCGGGTCCACGGTGACTGGACGATCCATAATGAGGTCCTGCGCTGGCAGTAACTTGAAGAAAGTCTCGTTGGAGCTCGGTGGCAAGAGTCCTTTAGTTGTCTTCGATGACGCTGACCTGCAACAGGCCGTTAGAATTGGGATGAGCAGTGTATTCTTTAACAAAGGCGAAAACTGCATAGCTGCTG GTCGACTGTTTGTTGAGGAGAGGATTCACGACGAATTCGTCGACAAGATTGTGGAAGAGGTCAAGAAAATCTCTATAGGAGACCCTCTGGATAGAAGTACCGCTCACGGTCCACAGAATCATCAAGCCCATCTGAACAAACTTGTAAACTTCGTGCGTCGTGGTATCCAGGAAGGGGCAAGACTAGTTTATGGCGGGAAGAGATTAGATCGTCCAGGTTGGTACTTCGAACCGACGATCTTCACCAACGTCGAAGACCACATGTACATAGCACAAGAGGAATCTTTCGGACCCATTATGATCATTTCCAAGTTCAGCTCGAAGAATATGGATGAAATGATCGCCAGGGCCAATAATACGGAATACGGATTGGCATCGGGTGTCTTGACCAAGGACATCAGCAAGGCCTTAAGATTTGCTGAGAAAATAGAAGCGGGAACGGTGTTCATTAACACTTACAATAAGACAGACGTGGCTGCACCGTTTGGGGGTTTCAAGATGTCTGGCTTCGGTAAAGACCTAGGTCAGGAGGCTCTGAACGAGTACCTGAAAACGAAGACCGTTACAATAGAATACTGA
- the LOC143426976 gene encoding protein Red: MPETTEEDMGMSVRLTNDDFRKLLMTPRASVPSATPASVPGTARDASAKTAQTPNVSGGSRAELRRKKKSFYAKLKKQEEDKMAELAEKYRDRARERRDGTNQDYQAEDPMNSASAYRAVAPDLKSGMDAAERRRQMIQQSKFLGGDMEHTHLVKGLDYALLQKVRSEIEAKEHEQEQEMEKLVKPKDKKEKKEPEKKDDEMQFKTKIGRNVYRTIMTMKSKQIERNELFTPGRMAYVIELDDENADVDIPTTLIRSKADVPTIDNTPTLTTNDIVINKLAQILSYLRQGNRHGKKGKKNKDGRSRPDDMNDMDIAPRPQDESIYGDIGDYVPSIGKKDSNQGREKKKGSYFDKPESSLDTDDKANAPQLPNVVPSSVDSNAPKKGALLNKLAAEPEGYAECYPGLDEMQDAIDDSDDEVDYTKMDLGNKKGPIGRWDFDTPEEYSEYMNNKEALPKAAFQYGVKMADGRRTRKYNKEKNEKAELDREWQKIQNIMNKRKPTMVLDGASEFKVPRY, translated from the exons ATGCCAGAGACAACTGAAGAAGACATGGGAATGTCCGTTCGTTTAACGAACGATGACTTCCGGAAGTTATTGATGACGCCAAGAGCGTCGGTTCCATCCGCCACTCCAGCTTCTGTCCCTGGTACAGCTCGGGATGCTAGCGCGAAGACAGCACAGACTCCAAATGTCAGTGGTGGTAGTCGTGCAGAGCTGCGTAGGAAGAAGAAGAGCTTTTACGCGAAGCTGAAGAAGCAGGAAGAGGATAAGATGGCAGAGTTGGCTGAGAAATACAGAGACAGAGCTAGAGAACGTAGGGACGGTACTAACCAAGATTACCAGGCAGAAGATCCTATGAATAGCGCCAGTGCGTACCGTGCCGTTGCGCCTGATTTGAAATCTGGGATGGACGCAGCCGAAAGAAGGAGGCAAATGATTCAACAGTCAAAATTCTTGGGTGGTGACATGGAGCACACTCACTTGGTGAAAGGATTGGATTACGCTCTTCTCCAGAAG GTACGCAGCGAGATAGAAGCGAAAGAGCACGAACAGGAACAGGAAATGGAGAAGCTAGTGAAACCGAAAgataagaaggagaagaaggagCCAGAGAAGAAGGACGACGAGATGCAATTCAAAACTAAGATAGGACGCAATGTGTATAGAACGATCATGACTATGAAATCCAAGCAGATTGAACGGAATGAATTATTTACACCTGGGCGAATGGCCTACGTGATAGAGCTCGACGACGAAAATGCAGACGTGGATATACCGACTACCCTGATCAGAAGTAAAGCAGACGTTCCCACTATAGACAATACGCCTACGTTAACGACGAACGACATCGTGATAAACAAGCTCGCGCAGATTTTATCCTATCTACGACAGGGCAATCGTCACGGCAAGAAGGGAAAGAAGAATAAAGACGGACGATCGAGGCCAGACGATATGAATGACATGGATATCGCGCCAAGGCCACAGGATGAAAGCATCTACGGCGATATCGGTGATTACGTTCCATCGATCGGTAAAAAGGATTCGAATCAAGGCAGGGAGAAGAAGAAGGGCTCTTACTTCGATAAGCCAGAGAGCAGTTTAGATACAGACGATAAAGCGAACGCTCCACAACTGCCTAACGTCGTACCTTCCAGTGTGGACAGCAACGCACCCAAGAAAGGTGCACTGCTTAATAAACTGGCGGCAGAGCCGGAAGGTTACGCGGAATGTTACCCAGGGCTGGATGAAATGCAGGACGCTATCGACGATTCAGACGACGAAGTGGATTATACCAAGATGGATCTTGGTAATAAAAAGGGCCCGATTGGAAGGTGGGACTTCGATACTCCTGAAGAGTACAGCGAGTACATGAACAACAAAGAGGCCCTACCAAAAGCAGCGTTCCAGTATGGGGTAAAAATGGCTGACGGAAGGAGGACGAGGAAATACAACAAGGAGAAGAATGAAAAAGCTGAACTGGATAGAGAATGGCAGAAAATTCAGAACATTATGAATAAAAGGAAACCAACAATGGTATTAGACGGAGCATCAGAATTCAAAGTCCCGAGATATTAA